GGTGCTCACGCGCCACCCCCTGGCCGTGTTCAGCTCTTACGCCGAGTCGTTCTTTGACGGTGACTACCAGGCTGCCCACGACTACAATCCCATCACCGAGCGTTACGTGCCGGCCATAGCCGGGTTCCTACGCGATTCGGGCCTGCCGCTGTGCCACGTCGTCTACGAAAAACTCGTCGCCGACCCCGAAGCCGAGCTCGCGCGCGTGTTCGACTATCTCGGTCTTCCCAACGAAGAGGGCGCGGTGGACTACGGCGAGCACGGGCATGTTGAAAAAGGCCTGGGCGATCCGATAGGCGTGGCCCGTCACAAGCGGCCCTCTACCGATTCGATGCACAAGTGGGCAGCCGAGGTGGCCGCCGATCCTGCCCGCGAGGCGCTGTGCCGAAATATTATCGCCCACCTCGACCCCGCCGACCTGCAGACCTGGGGACACCCGCTGGACACCATCTGGCAGCCGCTCGAGGAGATCTCGGGTAAGCCGCAGCGCAAACCGCGCAAGTGGGATCGCTACAGTGTTGAGCGGCGGGCCATAGTCATGCTCAGGCGCAGGGTGCAGGCCAGTCGCGGCCTGCGCAAGTTGATGTCCACCGCCCGCCTGGGCCTGGACGTACTCCTGCGCGACTGATTCTGCCCTGGCCGGCCCGCTGGCGCAGATCAGGTCGGCTCCCACGCCATATCAATTGACGACCGTCGGGGGCGGGCGTATAAGATTCAAAGGCCCATAAGGTCTACGAATTTACTATGCCTGCTGCCACCCAGCCCCATTGCATGGCCAACAACCGTGCGTCGCTCATGAACGTGGGCCGCGAGGTCGATTACGCGGTGCGCGCGCTCAGCTACATGGCAGTCGCGTCGCGTTCGGGCGCGCCGATAAGGCGAGCCGAGATCGGTCAGGCCCAGGCCATACCGCGGCATTACCTGGCAAAGATCCTTCGCAAGGCGGTAGACGGCGGGCTGGTAGAATCGGGCGTGGGCCCGCGCGGCGGTTTCTGGTTGGCTCGCGACCCGGCCAGCATAAGCCTGCGCGACGTGTACGAGTGCATCAACGGGCCCATGTGCCTGGTGGAGTGCCTGGCCGAGAAACCGGCGGGCGGGCAGCTGATCTGTGATTTTGAAGAGGTCTGCCCGCAGGCTGATGTCTGGCGCGGCGCCCAGGTGGCCCTCTTGAAGTATCTCGAGGGTCACGACCTTGCCGGCCTGTCGGCACGGGCCGACGACAATGGGCTGGTTTCAGCCCTAACGGCACGGGCCTGAGAAAGCCGCCGGCCCCCGGGGCGCGGCATGGAGGACAGCAAGATGGCAGACAGCGTACAACTCGATGAGGAACTGGTTCTCGCCACCCTTTCGACGATCAACGACCCTGAGATTCCGGTCAACATCGTGGAGCTGGGATTGGTCTACAGCATTGAAATAGTGGACCGTTCGGTAGACATCGCCATGACCCTCACCACCCCCGGCTGCGGCATGGCCGGCTACATAACCGGCGAGGCCCGGCAGAAACTTCTCGATCTCGAGGGCGTTGACAAGGCCGAGGTCAGACTGGTGTGGGATCCGCCGTGGAACGCCCACATGATCAGTGCGCCGGGCCGCAAAAAGCTGGGCCTGGCTGACCCCGGCGACTGAGCCTCGCCACTTACCTCTACGAGCCGGCTTCAGCCGGTCTCGCTGCCTGCTCGACGGGCAGTGCTGCTGACCGTTTTAAAGGCAACGGGCCGCCTGCGGCCTGCTTTCTGCCCGCTGGGTGCACGGGTTTCGCAGGTTTCCCGGCTTACGCACAGCTTGGATAGTTGGCACCGATCCTGCTTCTAGGGGAGGTGAGGGGAGACCCTTACCCAAACTGAGAGGAGCAAACCACATGAGAATCCACACCATAATCCGTTCCCTGCCCCTGGCTGCAAGCATGCTGCTGGCCGGCGTAGCGGTGGCGTTGGCCGAAGAAGCCGCGGCGCCCGCAGTGAGTGACGGAGTTTTTACTGCCAACAACTCCTGGATGATGCTGGCCGCGGGCCTGGTTTTCATCATGCACCTGGGTTTCGCGACCTTGGAGTCGGGTCTGACCAGGTCGAAGAACACCACCAACATCCTGTTCAAAAACACGTTTATCGTCTGCATCGGTATCATCACCTACGCGCTGGTGGGCTTTAACCTGATGTACCCCGGCGACTTCAACATCATAGGCGGTGGCGTGCTCGGCTTTGCCGGTTACGGCTTGTTTCCGACGGCGGCCGATAACACGGCGGCTTACGCCGACGGTGGCTACACCTACTGGACCGACTTCCTGTTCCAGGCGATGTTTGCAGCGACTGCGGCCACCATCGTTTCGGGGGCGGTAGCAGAGCGCATAAAGCTCTCGTCGTTTATGATCTTCTCCACGGTTTTCGTGGCGCTGGTCTACACGGTCGTCGGTTCGTGGAAGTGGGGCGGCGGCTGGCTCGACGTCATGGGCTTCTACGATTTCGCCGGCTCAACCCTGGTGCACTCGGTCGGCGGCTGGGGCGCACTGGCCGGTGTCCTTCTGCTCGGCCCGCGCATGGGCAAGTACACCAAGGACGGTAAGATTCGCGCCATACCCGGCAGCAGCATGCCGTTGGCCACCATCGGTGTGTTTCTGCTGTGGCTGGGCTGGTTCGGCTTCAACGGCGGCTCGGTGCTGAGCGCTGACCCGGCCCTGGTTTCGCTCACGCTCGTGACCACCTGTCTCGCGGCCGCGGCTGGGGGCCTGGCGGCGATGGTGGTTTCCTGGGCCGTCTCGAAGAAGCCCGACCTGTCGATGGCGCTCAACGGCATACTGGCTGGCCTGGTGGGCATAACCGCCGGCGCCGACCTCATGGCCATGCACTCGGCCATAGCCATCGGGCTGGTGGCGGGCGTGATCGTTGTGTTCTCGGTGATGTGGTTAGACCGGGCCAAGATAGACGATCCGGTGGGCGCGATCTCGGTTCACCTGGTCTGCGGAATCTGGGGCACCCTGGCCGTGGGTATTTTCGGCGGTCCCGATTACTCGGTGGGCACCCAGCTCATAGGCGTACTGGCTTACGGCGCGACCTGCTTCCTGTCGGCCCTGCTGATCTTCGGCGTTCTCAAGAAGACCATCGGCCTGCGCGTCAGCGAGGAAGAAGAAATGCTGGGCCTCGACCTGGGCGAGCACGGCATGTCGGCTTACCCGGATTTCTCAACCGTGTCGGTGACCGGCGTTCACCCCTCCGGCTAGGCATGGACGACCAGGGGGGGCCCCGTGGCGTAGTTTGCCACGGGGCCCCTTTTTGCAGGTGGCGGCTGTCAGGCAAGCGCCACAGAGCAGGCAATACAGGCTTGGGCCCCGTAGTAGCTGGCCATTACCAGGGCTTCGCGAGCGGGTAGCGAAAGCCGAAAACGGTCAACGGCTAGCAGTCCATCTGACAGCACGAACAACAGGGCTCCAGCCGCGGCGGCAAGGGCCGAGGGCGAGCCATCGAGCGCGCGCAACACCGCCAGCACCGCGACCAGGCCTATCACCGCCACGTAGGCGGCCACGGGCAACTTCATCTCGCCCAGGCCGGGAAGCAGGTAGCGGTACAAGGCTACCGAACCACCGCCGAGAAGGCCCGCTACCAGCAGCGTTGGCACCGCGCCGGGCGGCGGGGCTATCCATGCCGCCGCGTAGAACAGGTGGCCGACCAGGAACGAGACGAGGCCGGCGGCAAACAGCTTGCGCGGCAGCATGAGCAGCACGTCTCCACACAGTCCGAAGGCCAGCCCCGCCAGCAGCAGGCAGCGGTAGCGCGGGTCATCGCCCGGATGCAGCCAGGCTATGGCAATAATCAGCAGCATGGTGCCCGGCTTGAGCAGGTAGTGAAGCGCGAGCAGGCCACGGTTGCGGGCGACAATCTGAACTGTACCCGACAACAGGGCCAACAGGAGAAGAACGGTTACTGACATAATGGCGGCAGATGCTATACGGGCGCCGGCTGCATTGCCAAGGCGGGGTTATTCCAGTAAAACAGCCTGATTCCACCTCCCGGGAGCAGCCCCATGTCCAGCCAGAACGGTTTCTACAGATTCACCGGTACCGACGACTACATAGTCTCCCCGTCGCTCGTCGACGCGGTAAACTGCGCCATCGCGCTCGAAAGGCCGCTGCTTATCAAGGGCGAGCCCGGCACGGGCAAGACCCTGCTCGCGGAGAACGTGGCCAGCGCCCTGGGCATGCCCATGGAGTCCTGGCACATAAAATCGACCAGCAAGGCCTCCGAGGGTTTGTATGTTTACGACACCGTGCAGCGCCTGAACGACGCTCGTTTCGGCGACGGCGATGTCTCGGACATCCGCCGCTACATCCGCTACGGGCCACTGGGCCGCTCGTTTTCGGCCGAGGAGCGCACCGTGCTGCTCATCGACGAAATAGACAAGGCCGACCTCGAGTTTCCCAACGACCTGCTGCTCGAGCTTGACCAGATGAGGTTCACTGTCATGGAGACGGGCGACGAGGTGGCCGCCCGCGAAAGGCCGGTCGTCATCATCACCTCCAACAACGAACGCGAACTGCCCGACGCGTTTCTGCGTCGCTGCGTGTTTCATTTCATCGAGTTTCCCGAACGCGAGCTTATGCAGAAAATCGTCGCCGTCCACCACGACAACCTCGACAGCAAACTGCTCGACCAGGTGCTCATAAAGTTCTACTGGCTGCGTGAGCAGAACGACCTGCGCAAGAAACCGTCCACGTCGGAGTTGCTAGACTGGATATCGGCGCTGCTGAAGTCCGGGATCAGCCAGGACCAGCTCGAGTCTCACATTCCCTTCATGTCGGCCTTGCTCAAAAACGAGCAGGACAGCGAAGCCCTTAGCCGCTACGACGACCGCGGCGGCGAACTGCCCACGCAGTGGAGCGATCTCGGGCCCCGCTTCAACCAGTAGGCCCATGTTTCTTGACCTGTTCTACGGCCTGCGCAAAGCGGGAGTACCGGTTGCCATGCAGGAGTGGCGCATGCTGCTCGAGAGCCTCGAGCAGGGCATGCACGCTTGCAGCCTGCTGCATTTCTACCACCTTTCGCGCGCCTGCCTGGTAAAGAGCGAGGTCTGGTTCGATGCTTTTGATGCCGTGTTCGCCGAGGTATTCGAGGGAGTGGAGGGCGCTCTCGACATAGAGGACGAGGTCATGAAGTGGCTGCGCGACCCCAAGGCGGCCGAGCAACTCACAGCCGAACAGCTGGCCGAGCTTGAGCGACTGACGCACAGTGAGCTCATGAAACGTTTTCTCGAGACCCTCGCCGAGCAGGACGAGCGCCACGATGGCGGCGGACGCTGGGTGGGCACCGGCGGCAGGTCGCCCTACGGACACGGTGGCGTTCATCCCACCGGCATCCGCGTTGGTGGCCCCGGTCGCAACCGTTCGGCCATGAAGGTGGCCGAGGAAAGGCGCTTTCGCGATTACCGCACCGACCAGACCCTCGACCTGCGGCAGACGCGGGTCGCCCTGCGGCGACTGCGCAACCTGACCCGCAGCGGTAACGCCTCGGAGCTGGATCTCGACGAGACCATAGACGAGACCTGTCGCAACGGCGGCGAAATAGAGCTCGTCTTTCGGCCGCCCAAGCGCAACAACGTGCGCCTGCTGTTGCTCATGGACGTGGGCGGCACCATGGATCCTTACTACGAGCCCGTGAGCCGCTTGTTGACCGCGCTGCACGAGGAGCGTGGCATCCGCGACTTCCGTTCCTACTATTTCCACAACTGCATCTACGAGCACGTGTTCAAGACGGCGAGCCTCGCGGCCTCCGATGCTGTGCCCACCGGGGAATTGTTTCGCATGCTCAACGAGCGTTGGAAGGTGCTGGTGGTCGGCGACGCGGCCATGCACCCGGCCGAACTGCTGCAATCCTACGGCAACATTGACCCGCGGGTGGTGAGCGAAACTCCGGGCATAGACTGGCTGCATCGCATAGCCGCTCACTTCAACCGCAGCGCCTGGCTCAACCCCGATGAGAAACGCTACTGGGACCAGACCCAGACAACGCGCGTAATTCGCCGTACTTTCCCCATGTTCCAGCTCAGTGTGGATGGCATATCTGAGGCCGTACAGGCCCTGATCGGCGCCCGCGTACAGGGCTGAGCGGTGGCTGTCACCCTCTCCACATCACCCGGCCCGGCCGACGGGCTGTGCTTTGAGTGCACGGGCTGTGGGGACTGCTGCCGGGTGCGTGACGGCTACGACTGCGTTTACCTCTACGACGACGACGCCGAACGCCTGGCCCTCGAGCTGGCACTGGAGCTCGACGAGTTTCTCGAGCGTTACGCTTTTGTGGACGAGCTGGGCTGGACACGTATCAAAATGGACAGCGATGCCTGTCCGTTTTTTAATCGCGAAAAGAACTGTTGCTCGGTGTACGAAGCGCGGCCGTTGCAGTGTCGTACCTTTCCGTTCTGGGACTCGATGCTGACGGGTAACGCCGGTCGCTTGAGCTGGCGCTCGAGCGCGCGCAGGATGTGCGAAGGCGTGGGCCAGGGCAGCAAGTGGCCCGCCACCGAGGTGAACAAGCTGGTGGCGGACATGAAAGAGGCCGAGGAAGAACAGGGCTGATGTTGCCTGGTGATATAAACCTTAACGACCTGTTCGTGTTCGACGACGGTATTCCGCACGACTGGTTTCGCTGGATGAGGGCCAATGACCCGCTGCGCTGGCAGCCAGAGACCGAGGGGGCGGGATACTGGTGCGTGTCCCGTTACGACGACGCCGTGACGGTGTCGCGCGACAACGTCCTGTTTTCGTCGTCGGCCGGTGGCACCAACATATTCGAGGTCGGCGAGGAGCAACTCGTAATCCTGCGCGCGCTCATGCTCAACATGGACCCGCCCGAGCACAGCAAGTACCGCCGCCTGGTAAACAAGGGCTTTACCCCCGCGCGGGTCGCCAACTTACGCTCCGGCATCGTCGACATGTCGCGCGAAATAGTCGACAGCATAGCCGAGCGCGGCGAGTGCGAGTTCGTGGACGACGTGGCCTCGCAGCTGCCCATGATGTCGATCTGCGACATGCTGGGCGTCCCGGCCGAAGATCGTCGCCACGTGTACGATCTCAGCAACACGCTCATCGGCTTTGACGACCCCGAGTTCCAGGTAAGCGACGAAGACCGCATGAACGCTTCGGTGGGTATGTTCGAGTATGCCCAGAAGCTGGGCGACGAGCGCAGGGCCAATCCCGGCGATGACCTTGTGAGCGTGCTCGTCAACGGTGAGGTCGACGGGGAGAAGCTCGACGACCTCGAGTTCAATTCTTTTTTCCTGCTCATCGCGCTGGCCGGAAACGAGACCACCCGCACCGTCACCAGCCAGGCCATGCGGCTGCTCATAGAGCACCCCGACCAACGGGCACTGCTGGTAGACGATCCGTCGTTGGTGCCCGGCGCCGTCGAAGAAGTCCTGCGCTACAACCCGGCTGTCATTCACTTCCGGCGCACCGCGACGGCCGACACCGAACTCGGTGGGCAGGCCATTAAAAAGGGAGAGAAGGTCGTCATCTGGTACCCGTCGATCAACCGCGACGAGTCGATGTTTGACGATCCCGATACTTTCGACATCAGGCGCAGCCCCAACGAGCACCTCGCTTTCGGCGTGGGCGAACACTTCTGCCTCGGGGCCAACCTCGCCCGCGTGCAGCTGAACGCCATACTGGGCGAGCTCGTGTCGCGCTTGCCCGACATGGAGTTTGCCGGCCCAGTTCGGCGGCTGCATTCCAACTTCATAGACGGTATAAAGGAAATGCGTTTGAGTTTTACGCCGCAAGGGAAGGTAACATGAAAATAAAAGTGGACTACGATCTGTGTGAGGCAAACGCTATCTGCATGCGCGAGAGCCCGAAGGTGTTCGAGGTTGATGACGACGACAACCTGCAGGTGCTCGTCGAAGAGCCGGGCGAAGAACTGCACGCGTCGGTGCGCGAAGCGGTGAGACTCTGCCCGCGGCAGGCGCTCAAGCTCGAAGACTAGTCCTGGCGTCCCTCAGCGACGGCGCAGGCGCAGCTGCAGGTCTGATATGCGCCCCTCGGCGAAACCGGCTTCGCAGTAGCTCAGGTACATGAGCCAGGATCTCTGCAGCGCGCGGTCGTAGCCCAGTTCGGACAGCCGCTGCTGGTTGGCCGTGAAACGTTGCCGCCAGTGAGCCAGCGTCGTCACGTAGTGGCTGCCTATGTCGGTGGTTTCTTCCAGCAGCAAGCCCGCGTCCCGGGCTTCGCGCTTGATCACCCGCAGCGAAGGCAGGCAGCCCCCGGGGAATACCCGCTGGCGGATGAAGTCGGGGCGGTAGCGGTACTCGTCATAAAGAGCGTCATCTATGGTGATGGCCTGCAGGAACAAGCGGCCGCCCGGTCGCAAGCGGTCGCGGTAGCAGGCAAAAAGGCGCCCGTAATTGCGCGCGCCCACCGCTTCTATCATCTCGATGCTGGCCACCGCGTCGTGGCTGCCACGCAGGTCGCGGTAGTCGCTCCTCGTTACCGTCACGAGGTCGCCCAGCCCGCGGGCCTGGACGCGGGCGGCGAGGTAGTTGGCCTGCTTTTCTGACACGGTCACTGCCGTCACCTGGACCTGTCGCTGCTCGGCGGCGTACAGGGACAGGGCCCCCCAGCCACAGCCGAGGTCGAGAAGTCGTTGCCCGGCCTTCAGCTCGAGGCTGTCGCAGGCGCGTTCGAGCTTGGCCTGCGCGGCTTCCTTCAGTGAGGTGGCGGGGCTGTCAAAAATCAGGCAGGAATAACTCAGCCCGGGGTCGAGGAAGAGTGCGAAAAAATCGTTTCCGAGGTCGTAGTGTTTTGCCACGTTGCGCCGCGAGCGCAGCTTGCCGGCCGCCGGTTGCAGTCTTCTCATCCCCCGCACGAGCGCGGCGGCTGGGCTTGGCCGGGTTTCGATGCCCTGCTCGTTGGCGGCCAGCAGCCGTGTGAGTTCGACCAGGTCGTCGCAGTCCCACTCGCCCCGCGTGTAACTGTCGGCCGCCCCGATGCCTCCGCGCAGCGCGACGCGCAGGAAGAAGCGGGGGTCGTTGACGGTTATGGTTGGCTCGAAGATGGGTTGGCCGGCATTGCCAGGGGCGGTGTCACCAAAGCTGAGCGCGGCACCGTTTTCCTGCAGGCGCAGACGCCCCGAGGAGAGCTTGGCCAGTCGCCCGAGAACAACCGCCCTCGCGGCAGCTGCAGGCAGCTTGACCAGGCGAGGTATGACAGGCTGAGCGCTGTCGGGCTGCGGGTTTCTGAGCGGAACTTCATGGTGCGAGGAGGGGGACTCGAACCCCCACGAGCGCAATGCCCACCAGGCCCTCAACCTGGCGCGTCTACCAGTTCCGCCATCCTCGCAGTCAGCTGTGGCCAGGGAGCAGCCTACTCTTCGGCCGCCGCGGGCTCAGTCGCGGGTTCCGTTGCCACTGGTTCCGTTGCCACTGGTTCCGTTGCCACTGGCTCCGCCGCAGGCACGGCAAGCGTCGCCGGCTCTTCGACGTCGTCGAACACCGAGGTTCGCTTGGCCGATAGCACCGCCAGCGTCAGAGACGTGGCCATGAACACTATGGCCATGATGGTTGTCAGCCGGGTGAGCATGTTGCCGGGGCCGCTGGGGCCGAACACGGCCGAGCCGCCGCCGCCGAAAGCCGCGCCCATATCGGCGCCCTTCCCGCTTTGCAGCAGCACTACTCCGATGAGTACCACCGCGGCTATTATATGAACTACGTTGACCAGGGTTTCCACTTTAACTTACTCCCGATTGCTCCCGATGGTGGACTATGCGCAGGAAGTCCTCCGCCTTCAAGCTGGCCCCGCCGACCAGGGCGCCGTTGACGTTGGGGCAGGCCATGAGTTCGTCTACGTTATCGGGCTTGACGCTGCCCCCGTATAGTATGCGGATGCCGGCCGCGGTGTCTGCGTTGCTCATGTCGGCGAGTACGGTTCTGAGGCCCGCGTGGACTTCTTCGGCCTGTTCCGAGCTGGCTGTACGACCCGTTCCTATGGCCCATACGGGCTCGTAGGCCAGCAGCAGGTTAGTGAAACCGGCCAGGTCGAGCTCGCATAGACCGCCTTTTACCTGGTTTTTTACCACTTCTGCGGTCTGACCGGATTCGCGTTGCTCGAGGGTCTCGCCAACGCACAGCACCGGTATCAAGCCGCCCGCGTGGGCGGCGGCGACCTTGCGGGCAACGGTGTGGTCGGTTTCGCCGAAGTGTTCCCGGCGTTCCGAGTGTCCGATCACGACGTGGCTGCAGCCGGCGTCGACGAGCATTTCAGCCGAAACTTCGCCCGTCCAGGCGCCCGATTGTTCCCAGAACATGTCCTGGGCCGCCAGCGACACCGACGAGCCGGCCAGCTCGCGGGCCACCACGTGCAGCGAGGTGTAGGGCACCGCCAGCAGTACGTCGCGCCC
This genomic window from Candidatus Binatota bacterium contains:
- a CDS encoding sulfotransferase, giving the protein MSCRAAFVVGSPRSGSTLLARMIGSHSAVYGRPEPHLLTPLAHLGYFDNVDKAPYDHVLAAESTRQFVEDLPAGEQDYVDACRAYADLLYERMLSTQPGKQVFLDKTPAYALVLDFIARIYPDARFVVLTRHPLAVFSSYAESFFDGDYQAAHDYNPITERYVPAIAGFLRDSGLPLCHVVYEKLVADPEAELARVFDYLGLPNEEGAVDYGEHGHVEKGLGDPIGVARHKRPSTDSMHKWAAEVAADPAREALCRNIIAHLDPADLQTWGHPLDTIWQPLEEISGKPQRKPRKWDRYSVERRAIVMLRRRVQASRGLRKLMSTARLGLDVLLRD
- a CDS encoding Rrf2 family transcriptional regulator codes for the protein MPAATQPHCMANNRASLMNVGREVDYAVRALSYMAVASRSGAPIRRAEIGQAQAIPRHYLAKILRKAVDGGLVESGVGPRGGFWLARDPASISLRDVYECINGPMCLVECLAEKPAGGQLICDFEEVCPQADVWRGAQVALLKYLEGHDLAGLSARADDNGLVSALTARA
- a CDS encoding metal-sulfur cluster assembly factor, whose translation is MEDSKMADSVQLDEELVLATLSTINDPEIPVNIVELGLVYSIEIVDRSVDIAMTLTTPGCGMAGYITGEARQKLLDLEGVDKAEVRLVWDPPWNAHMISAPGRKKLGLADPGD
- the amt gene encoding ammonium transporter, coding for MRIHTIIRSLPLAASMLLAGVAVALAEEAAAPAVSDGVFTANNSWMMLAAGLVFIMHLGFATLESGLTRSKNTTNILFKNTFIVCIGIITYALVGFNLMYPGDFNIIGGGVLGFAGYGLFPTAADNTAAYADGGYTYWTDFLFQAMFAATAATIVSGAVAERIKLSSFMIFSTVFVALVYTVVGSWKWGGGWLDVMGFYDFAGSTLVHSVGGWGALAGVLLLGPRMGKYTKDGKIRAIPGSSMPLATIGVFLLWLGWFGFNGGSVLSADPALVSLTLVTTCLAAAAGGLAAMVVSWAVSKKPDLSMALNGILAGLVGITAGADLMAMHSAIAIGLVAGVIVVFSVMWLDRAKIDDPVGAISVHLVCGIWGTLAVGIFGGPDYSVGTQLIGVLAYGATCFLSALLIFGVLKKTIGLRVSEEEEMLGLDLGEHGMSAYPDFSTVSVTGVHPSG
- a CDS encoding lysoplasmalogenase, whose protein sequence is MSVTVLLLLALLSGTVQIVARNRGLLALHYLLKPGTMLLIIAIAWLHPGDDPRYRCLLLAGLAFGLCGDVLLMLPRKLFAAGLVSFLVGHLFYAAAWIAPPPGAVPTLLVAGLLGGGSVALYRYLLPGLGEMKLPVAAYVAVIGLVAVLAVLRALDGSPSALAAAAGALLFVLSDGLLAVDRFRLSLPAREALVMASYYGAQACIACSVALA
- a CDS encoding MoxR family ATPase, which codes for MSSQNGFYRFTGTDDYIVSPSLVDAVNCAIALERPLLIKGEPGTGKTLLAENVASALGMPMESWHIKSTSKASEGLYVYDTVQRLNDARFGDGDVSDIRRYIRYGPLGRSFSAEERTVLLIDEIDKADLEFPNDLLLELDQMRFTVMETGDEVAARERPVVIITSNNERELPDAFLRRCVFHFIEFPERELMQKIVAVHHDNLDSKLLDQVLIKFYWLREQNDLRKKPSTSELLDWISALLKSGISQDQLESHIPFMSALLKNEQDSEALSRYDDRGGELPTQWSDLGPRFNQ
- a CDS encoding VWA domain-containing protein produces the protein MFLDLFYGLRKAGVPVAMQEWRMLLESLEQGMHACSLLHFYHLSRACLVKSEVWFDAFDAVFAEVFEGVEGALDIEDEVMKWLRDPKAAEQLTAEQLAELERLTHSELMKRFLETLAEQDERHDGGGRWVGTGGRSPYGHGGVHPTGIRVGGPGRNRSAMKVAEERRFRDYRTDQTLDLRQTRVALRRLRNLTRSGNASELDLDETIDETCRNGGEIELVFRPPKRNNVRLLLLMDVGGTMDPYYEPVSRLLTALHEERGIRDFRSYYFHNCIYEHVFKTASLAASDAVPTGELFRMLNERWKVLVVGDAAMHPAELLQSYGNIDPRVVSETPGIDWLHRIAAHFNRSAWLNPDEKRYWDQTQTTRVIRRTFPMFQLSVDGISEAVQALIGARVQG
- a CDS encoding YkgJ family cysteine cluster protein; its protein translation is MAVTLSTSPGPADGLCFECTGCGDCCRVRDGYDCVYLYDDDAERLALELALELDEFLERYAFVDELGWTRIKMDSDACPFFNREKNCCSVYEARPLQCRTFPFWDSMLTGNAGRLSWRSSARRMCEGVGQGSKWPATEVNKLVADMKEAEEEQG
- a CDS encoding cytochrome P450, producing the protein MLPGDINLNDLFVFDDGIPHDWFRWMRANDPLRWQPETEGAGYWCVSRYDDAVTVSRDNVLFSSSAGGTNIFEVGEEQLVILRALMLNMDPPEHSKYRRLVNKGFTPARVANLRSGIVDMSREIVDSIAERGECEFVDDVASQLPMMSICDMLGVPAEDRRHVYDLSNTLIGFDDPEFQVSDEDRMNASVGMFEYAQKLGDERRANPGDDLVSVLVNGEVDGEKLDDLEFNSFFLLIALAGNETTRTVTSQAMRLLIEHPDQRALLVDDPSLVPGAVEEVLRYNPAVIHFRRTATADTELGGQAIKKGEKVVIWYPSINRDESMFDDPDTFDIRRSPNEHLAFGVGEHFCLGANLARVQLNAILGELVSRLPDMEFAGPVRRLHSNFIDGIKEMRLSFTPQGKVT
- a CDS encoding ferredoxin, which translates into the protein MKIKVDYDLCEANAICMRESPKVFEVDDDDNLQVLVEEPGEELHASVREAVRLCPRQALKLED
- a CDS encoding class I SAM-dependent methyltransferase, with the translated sequence MRSWGFESPSSHHEVPLRNPQPDSAQPVIPRLVKLPAAAARAVVLGRLAKLSSGRLRLQENGAALSFGDTAPGNAGQPIFEPTITVNDPRFFLRVALRGGIGAADSYTRGEWDCDDLVELTRLLAANEQGIETRPSPAAALVRGMRRLQPAAGKLRSRRNVAKHYDLGNDFFALFLDPGLSYSCLIFDSPATSLKEAAQAKLERACDSLELKAGQRLLDLGCGWGALSLYAAEQRQVQVTAVTVSEKQANYLAARVQARGLGDLVTVTRSDYRDLRGSHDAVASIEMIEAVGARNYGRLFACYRDRLRPGGRLFLQAITIDDALYDEYRYRPDFIRQRVFPGGCLPSLRVIKREARDAGLLLEETTDIGSHYVTTLAHWRQRFTANQQRLSELGYDRALQRSWLMYLSYCEAGFAEGRISDLQLRLRRR
- the secG gene encoding preprotein translocase subunit SecG; translation: METLVNVVHIIAAVVLIGVVLLQSGKGADMGAAFGGGGSAVFGPSGPGNMLTRLTTIMAIVFMATSLTLAVLSAKRTSVFDDVEEPATLAVPAAEPVATEPVATEPVATEPATEPAAAEE
- a CDS encoding triose-phosphate isomerase; this encodes MLVPMLAANWKMNCLADESAELARAVVEGCAGLKGRDVLLAVPYTSLHVVARELAGSSVSLAAQDMFWEQSGAWTGEVSAEMLVDAGCSHVVIGHSERREHFGETDHTVARKVAAAHAGGLIPVLCVGETLEQRESGQTAEVVKNQVKGGLCELDLAGFTNLLLAYEPVWAIGTGRTASSEQAEEVHAGLRTVLADMSNADTAAGIRILYGGSVKPDNVDELMACPNVNGALVGGASLKAEDFLRIVHHREQSGVS